Proteins from a single region of Oncorhynchus tshawytscha isolate Ot180627B linkage group LG03, Otsh_v2.0, whole genome shotgun sequence:
- the LOC112227178 gene encoding annexin A11-like yields the protein MDPNKMPNAPPPGWNPDEKSGMGQPAPPPYQDHPNAGYPAPAGYPPNPQGYAPPPQYGGAPGAPYSQPYPQGQYSPGHYPQSTVTVQPTVFVTRGALPYPLPDYLGYSIFTMLCCCLPLGIAALIYSISTRDANNQGHQQIAEKNSRLARILNHTALGIGITVIVLYIVSAIILGNRIN from the exons ATGGATCCCAACAAGATGCCAAACGCCCCACCACCAGGCTGGAACCCAGATGAGAAGTCTGGGATGGGACAACCAGCTCCTCCACCCTACCAGGACCACCCCAACGCAGGATACCCCGCACCAGCAGGCTACCCTCCCAATCCCCAGGGCTACGCACCACCGCCACAGTATGGAGGAGCTCCCGGGGCCCCTTACAGCCAGCCATACCCCCAGGGACAGTACTCCCCGGGACACTACCCCCAGTCCACCGTCACAGTCCAGCCTACGGTGTTTGTGACCCGTGGAGCTCTGCCTTACCCTCTGCCAGACTACCTTGGCTACTCCATTTTCACCATGCTGTGCTGCTGCCTGCCACTTGGCATCGCTGCACTTATCTACTCCATCTCG ACTAGAGACGCCAACAACCAGGGTCATCAGCAGATTGCTGAGAAGAATTCTCGTCTAGCGCGGATACTGAACCACACCGCTCTGGGTATCGGCATCACCGTCATCGTCCTGTACATCGTCTCTGCCATCATCCTGGGCAACCGTATCAACTGA